Sequence from the Penicillium oxalicum strain HP7-1 chromosome IV, whole genome shotgun sequence genome:
ACATCCACATCTAGCGCCTGGATGAGGCTTTGGGGCGTCCTCATGGTGTTGGATGCAGATGGCTTGAATCTTCACACTTTGGGTCGCAAGGCATACGACTTGACAGGCAGAAGCTTAAACTGCTTTGGGAAGCCAGTCTGAATCTCCGCCTTGATGACCGTCATTCCAGCCTCTTCGAAGATTTGCTTGAATTTGGCATCCGTCCGAGTGACGCTGctgtcctcatcatcatacaTGTCTTGCTCGTTGGGCGAAGTGGACAGATtctctttcaccaccatTAAGCCCGTCTCCGTCAAAGCCTCCCGACACCGAGAGACATACTGAACGAGTTGCGCGTCTGTGAGATGACCCACGCACCACTGGGTCCAGATCAAGTCGTATTTTTTCTCTGGATACCAGTTTTCCAACCCCACGGTGTAAATGTCACCCACCACCCCGTCTTTCTTGAGCGGTCCTTCCTGCAGCACCTGAGTAAATTTGGGCACTGGCTCAACCGCATCGACCACTGTGCATACATGACGGAGAAAGCCTTCCGTCACACGCCCGACACCGGCACCGCAGTCCACGCCCTGGCGGAATTGCCCACCAGACGGCACTGTGGGCAGGAGTCGACGAACTTTGCTCAGAAAGTTCTTGGATCCTTGCAATTCGATACGCGAGTACCACGGATATTGGCCCAGCATGCCAAGCATGTTGCTTGAGGTACTGGGGAGGCTACTCCAGTACCGAATGGATGCAGCGTGGTCAATCTTGGAATCAGCCGGGACTGATGAACCTGAGATGGACTCATTTTGAGATTCCATATCTTGAGACATGACAGGGTTGGGTTTGTGGGATGATCCTCTGCAGTTGTCGGCTtgggagttttttttttctctcttttctttcttctttggatAAGTGGGTATGATGGTCTCCGGACTTGCCCTTTGGGTGCAACTGCCTTTTGGTGCCTCAGGTGCTAATTTAGTGGGTCGTCTCTCTCCGCTGGGGAACTTTGCCTCATCACGAGATTCACCGAGATTTGGTAATCACAATTCACCTGATCGGCACAGTACTTGGGTACTTGAAGCCACAAGTCACGTTACGAGATCAGGTGCGCGCTCTGCAGATGGCAAGGATTGACTCTTCTGGGCTGGAATTGTTGCTCAGACAGACACCACAACCTGGCGATGACAAGATCATTTTAAGTTGTTAGGTATTCTGTTTTAGTATGGTGAAATATTACAGTGCGCCCCGCGAGAGTTGGGGTGAGACGTGCATATCAGTCTCCCCGTCTTTGAATCCATGTTGCCCACAGCAGCAGCGATGCTTTCAGGTTCAATCTATTgcggtttttttttcttgatggAAGAAGCCCTTGAGGGTGAACCTGCGCCTGTAGGCCTCAACATTAACCATGTCCAGAAGATGCAGAATCATGTACAGTTTAATAATCCAGCATTTACTATCCagctttcctttttcccttttcttctttttttcaaaaaaaactAGCGCTTGCGCATGTCGGCCACCTCCACATGCAGCGCTCCCCATGACCCCAAAGTCTGGCCGCTTCGATGGGCGGGTCCCGGCCAGCCGACCTCGGGGGCAACTGGCCCCTCGGACGAGTCTTTATTGACCTGGAGTTGCAAGCACATCTGCGCATCTTGATGGTTGGCAATCGAGACGACGCCATGGTAGACCAGCAGGACTCTTGGGACCTTCATTCATATGAGCTGGACGCCACTGTGCAGACGTATGGAGACCTTGAACATGTATCACCCCCAGGTGAGTCAGTTGCGTTGCGTGCGCTTCGGAGATGGCCGAAACGAGTGATGCTGAGCAGCGGTCAAAGACTGatctgattttgatcctTTCTGAAGTCGACAACACGTTGAATGATCTACTATTTTACGAtcatgatcaagatcaagctcaaggccaaAGTTTCATaggcggagaaggagcaTACATCCATGAGCGCAGCCTTGGCTCGACGCATGTCTCGCCCATCAGCAATGACGCTCCCCAGCTCTTACCTGTGTCAGCGTGGACGCAAAGTCCTTCTGTATCGGAGAGCTGGGATCCGGTGGACTTGGGTTTCTACGATTCCAATTTCAATGTGTACAGAGGCCCTTCTTCAGAACCTTCAAATGTCGCCTCTGGAGTTGCTGGATTCTCCTGCCCAGCAACTCCACCTTTGCCTCCTCCTAACGGTGCTGAAGTCCAGACAACGGAACAGAGCAAAGTATGGGGCTTGCCTTTTCTGAACAGTGGTACCACATCCGGACTCACGGATGTAGTGCAAAACGATCATCGTCCAGTACCAGCTCGATCGACAAGTCGTCCCTTGGGTCTTCCCAGAAAGAGAAGTCGGTACTCACTCTCCAGGTGGCGGCCACGAAGTACCGGATCATGTACTCCTATCAGCCCGAATTCTCAAGATCCAATGCGGAGATGGCAAGAATCTCCCCCGGAAGACGAACCGGCATCGTTGTCGGCGATCATGCGCGCCATCGACGACTCCAGGGATTTGTCGACCGATTCAGTAGACCAGGGGTCTGCGCTAGAGTCCTTccgccatcatcgtcgacCAGCTTCGATCGCCAGTTCACGAAGCGGCACCAGCGTGTCCTCATGGCAGTCGTCGGTCTCGACACGGTCGGCAATCTCCGCGTCGTGGAATTCCCAATCTCATGCAGCGGGCCCCAAAGTTAAcaaggggagagggaaagctAGAAAACCGAGTGGTCTGGACACCGAGCGGATTTTTTGCTGCACGTTCTGCTGCGACACCTTCAAGAACAAGTACGATTGGTCTCGGCACGAAAAGTCTCTGCATCTGAACTTGGGAGGCTGGGCGTGCACACCGCATGGTGGTACTGTCTGGTCCGCCGTGACCGGGAGGCTACGATGTGTCTACTGTGAAATGGAGGATCCTACGTTGGAGCACCTTGATAGACACAACCACTTTCAATGCTCGAATTCGACCCACTTGTTCCGTCGCAAAGACCATCTGGTTCAACACCTCCGGCTTGTGCATGCCCTCGATACCTTGCCTCCGCTTGATGACTGGAAAATCCCCGGTCCACCGATTACCTCACGGTGTGGCTTCTGCGACCACAGAATGGAAAGCTGGGATGAAAGGACCGATCATCTGGCGGCTCATTTCCGTCAGGGAATGACCATGAAGGACTGGCATGGTGAACATGACTTTGCCCCGGAAGTGGCTGCCAAAGTCATCAACTCCCTCCCACCTTATCTCTTGAGCTGGGAATCAAACACGATAGTGCCTTTCCGCGCCTCCAACAAGACGGCGCAGGATCATCTCGACCAAATCTCCGCCCGGGTGAATTCGATAGCTGCTCAAAACACCTCTTCGCAGCCCGCCGCATCATCCGCGGCGCCGGCAGGTGATTCCAAATCACCTGTAGGGGATGAAGCAATGGTGCCCCTCGAGACTTTCACGGGCATTTTGACTCAACAT
This genomic interval carries:
- a CDS encoding Alpha N-terminal protein methyltransferase 1 gives rise to the protein MSQDMESQNESISGSSVPADSKIDHAASIRYWSSLPSTSSNMLGMLGQYPWYSRIELQGSKNFLSKVRRLLPTVPSGGQFRQGVDCGAGVGRVTEGFLRHVCTVVDAVEPVPKFTQVLQEGPLKKDGVVGDIYTVGLENWYPEKKYDLIWTQWCVGHLTDAQLVQYVSRCREALTETGLMVVKENLSTSPNEQDMYDDEDSSVTRTDAKFKQIFEEAGMTVIKAEIQTGFPKQFKLLPVKSYALRPKV